A stretch of Acidimicrobiia bacterium DNA encodes these proteins:
- a CDS encoding ADP-ribosylglycohydrolase family protein — MTGTTSTINLADRYRGAMVGTAVGDALGAPTEGQARVPPAYLETLDTHPNLSYTDDTAMTLAVARSLVDQGGFEGPHMAATLAAQFAAEPFRGYGSGPPIVFFRLENGVSWDQASRSLFNGTGSYGNGASMRVAPVALHTFPDLDSAAECAAQTALITHSHPEGIDGAVAQTVAIALLLNTETLNPQALIRTVRSHVKTPVFRDKLSFLAKHAGSRDAGELAEVLGTGIAAHASVVTALGCFLSSPDSFSEAVKSAVGLGGDTDTIAAMTGALAGAHLGHNAIPPAWQSVEGSADLCVLADRLHSRYRAR; from the coding sequence TTGACCGGGACAACGAGCACGATCAACCTCGCCGACCGATATCGCGGCGCAATGGTCGGCACAGCAGTCGGTGACGCCCTGGGCGCACCCACTGAAGGCCAGGCGAGGGTTCCCCCCGCCTATCTCGAGACGCTGGACACACACCCCAACCTCTCATACACCGACGACACTGCAATGACCCTGGCAGTAGCCAGGTCACTGGTCGACCAAGGCGGATTCGAAGGACCTCACATGGCCGCCACCCTGGCCGCGCAATTCGCCGCCGAGCCGTTTCGAGGTTACGGGTCTGGCCCACCCATCGTCTTCTTCCGTCTCGAGAACGGTGTGAGCTGGGATCAAGCATCGAGAAGCCTGTTCAACGGGACCGGCTCCTACGGCAACGGCGCCTCGATGCGGGTGGCGCCCGTCGCTCTCCACACCTTCCCCGACCTCGACTCGGCCGCTGAGTGTGCCGCCCAGACGGCACTGATCACCCACAGCCATCCCGAAGGGATCGACGGCGCTGTCGCCCAGACCGTGGCCATCGCCTTACTCCTCAACACCGAGACGCTCAATCCGCAAGCCCTGATCCGAACCGTACGCTCCCATGTGAAAACACCGGTGTTCCGAGACAAGCTCTCCTTTCTCGCCAAACATGCCGGGAGTCGAGACGCCGGCGAGCTGGCCGAAGTCCTCGGCACTGGTATCGCCGCCCACGCCTCGGTGGTGACCGCACTCGGCTGCTTCCTCAGCTCGCCCGACTCCTTCTCCGAAGCGGTCAAGAGCGCGGTCGGCCTCGGCGGCGACACCGACACCATCGCCGCCATGACCGGAGCGTTGGCCGGCGCCCACCTCGGTCACAACGCCATCCCGCCGGCCTGGCAGTCAGTAGAAGGGTCGGCCGACCTCTGTGTCCTCGCTGATCGGCTCCACTCCCGATATCGGGCCCGATGA
- a CDS encoding ribonuclease J, whose translation MTVSVSFLGGLGEIGRNCAAVEVEGHLCLIDVGLMFPEEDMLGVDLVFPDWSWLVKRRQDVECVILTHGHEDHMGALAYFLGDINVPVYGTSLALQIAAGRVEELGVKADWRPVDGFKWQQHGPFRFQLIPVTHSIPDARGIAFDTPEGIVIHSGDFKLDPTPIDGRPTDLAMFAALGTRGVRLLLSDSTNAESPGFTPSESSLAQPITDIIRAAPGRVVAACFSSHVHRVQQIADAGLDTGRSIALFGRSMQRNAGVARDLGILRIPEKRMVDIEDLLKLPEKEQLLITTGSQGEPFAALSLMAQGRHRFLDIDHEDTVIISATPIPGNETAVSHVVSRLLRLGAEVFHGRNAPVHVSGHAARDELLTMLNVIRPKAMVPVHGEYRHLHAHAQLARRVGIPFVEVLEDGDRITLDGRKTTVQRRAFEAGYVYLDGSGFGEVQRGVLRDRGHLADEGVVVVTVAISHETGELVHGPDLDSHGLMDDPTSVLDKAADAIRIALSDKSPSRTPDRKDLQATVRQAASRVFRAETSRKPVIIPIILEL comes from the coding sequence GTGACCGTCAGTGTCTCGTTTCTTGGTGGATTGGGCGAGATCGGCCGCAACTGCGCCGCGGTCGAGGTCGAAGGCCACCTCTGTCTCATCGATGTCGGACTCATGTTCCCCGAAGAGGACATGCTCGGCGTCGACCTGGTATTCCCGGACTGGTCGTGGCTGGTGAAACGACGCCAAGACGTCGAATGCGTGATCCTCACCCACGGCCACGAAGACCATATGGGAGCCCTCGCCTACTTCCTCGGCGACATCAACGTCCCGGTCTATGGGACCAGTCTCGCCCTCCAGATCGCAGCAGGGCGGGTCGAAGAGCTCGGAGTCAAAGCCGATTGGCGTCCGGTCGACGGTTTCAAGTGGCAACAGCACGGGCCGTTCCGGTTCCAACTGATACCAGTCACCCACTCAATCCCTGACGCCAGAGGCATCGCCTTCGACACGCCAGAAGGAATCGTCATCCACTCCGGAGACTTCAAACTCGACCCCACCCCCATCGACGGCCGTCCCACCGATCTGGCCATGTTCGCCGCCCTCGGCACCCGCGGAGTCAGACTGCTGCTTTCGGATTCGACCAACGCCGAATCCCCCGGCTTCACCCCGTCGGAAAGCTCCCTGGCCCAACCCATCACCGACATAATCCGGGCCGCACCGGGACGGGTCGTAGCCGCCTGCTTCAGCTCCCATGTCCACCGAGTGCAACAGATCGCCGATGCCGGCCTCGACACCGGACGCAGCATCGCCCTGTTCGGCCGGTCGATGCAACGAAACGCAGGCGTCGCCCGGGACCTCGGCATCCTCCGCATCCCCGAGAAACGAATGGTCGACATCGAAGACCTACTCAAGCTGCCCGAGAAAGAACAGCTGCTCATCACGACCGGCAGCCAGGGAGAGCCTTTCGCCGCCCTCTCCCTGATGGCCCAGGGTCGGCACCGCTTCCTCGACATCGACCACGAGGACACGGTGATCATCTCGGCCACTCCCATCCCCGGCAACGAGACCGCGGTGTCCCATGTTGTCAGCCGGCTCCTCCGCCTCGGAGCTGAAGTGTTCCACGGACGTAACGCCCCCGTCCACGTCTCCGGCCACGCCGCCCGCGACGAGCTGTTGACCATGCTCAACGTGATCCGACCCAAAGCGATGGTCCCGGTCCACGGCGAGTATCGGCACCTCCATGCACACGCCCAGCTCGCCCGACGAGTCGGTATCCCCTTCGTCGAAGTCCTCGAAGACGGCGACCGGATCACACTCGACGGCCGTAAGACCACGGTCCAACGCCGGGCCTTCGAAGCCGGATACGTATACCTCGACGGCTCAGGCTTCGGAGAGGTCCAACGCGGTGTGCTCAGAGACCGCGGACATCTCGCCGACGAAGGAGTCGTGGTGGTTACTGTCGCCATCAGCCACGAGACCGGGGAACTGGTCCACGGGCCCGACCTCGACAGCCATGGCCTCATGGACGACCCCACCTCTGTACTCGACAAAGCAGCCGACGCTATCCGGATCGCGTTGAGCGACAAGTCACCATCAAGGACGCCTGATAGAAAAGACCTACAGGCCACGGTGAGGCAGGCGGCTTCCAGGGTGTTCCGAGCCGAAACCTCCCGCAAACCGGTGATCATCCCCATCATCCTCGAGCTGTAG
- a CDS encoding MFS transporter: MNTTPEQPPLLTSRLVDKSPIHYAWVVLGASTVGMALTIPGQTVGVSVFLDSIIADLGLGRAAVSGAYTAGTLIGSLALPFVGRQIDRVGPRRAVTVIATLFALACAFMGLTVGFITLLVGFTLIRGLGQGALGLVSIHSINIWFVQRRGLAIGLAGLGFAAATAVVPLGLDSLVSTVGWRWAYGILGLLVAAVMLPVGGGLFRHRPERYGLTPDRHTGQADGVNSAENHFRLDEARRTITFWLYAVGGFLTAGLGTGLVFHHFSIMSQNGVARPTAALMFIAYGLMLAVANLLTGYLIDRMPPARFLSVTLGLMGVAMLGAGSVSTAGAVVVYGVVLGSMQGTSQAVQSTVYGHYFGRLHFGSIKGFASMITVGGSAAGPLLVAVGYDLAGSYEPVLALTAILPIGLAALAPFLRLTRDGRVR; the protein is encoded by the coding sequence ATGAATACCACTCCCGAACAACCGCCTTTGCTGACGAGCAGGCTCGTAGACAAGAGCCCGATCCACTACGCGTGGGTCGTGCTCGGCGCGTCCACCGTGGGCATGGCCCTGACCATCCCCGGCCAGACCGTTGGGGTATCGGTGTTCTTAGATTCGATCATCGCCGATCTGGGGCTGGGAAGGGCTGCAGTCTCGGGCGCCTATACCGCTGGGACTTTGATCGGCTCACTCGCATTGCCGTTCGTGGGCCGTCAGATCGACCGGGTCGGTCCTCGCCGCGCGGTGACAGTGATCGCCACCCTATTCGCACTGGCTTGCGCCTTTATGGGGTTGACGGTTGGTTTCATCACTCTGCTGGTCGGATTCACGCTCATTCGCGGGCTAGGCCAGGGTGCATTGGGGCTGGTCAGCATCCATTCGATCAACATCTGGTTTGTCCAACGTCGCGGCCTTGCCATCGGTCTCGCCGGACTCGGCTTTGCTGCTGCCACCGCGGTGGTCCCTTTGGGTCTCGACTCCCTGGTCTCGACGGTTGGATGGCGGTGGGCGTATGGGATCCTGGGACTGTTGGTGGCTGCCGTGATGCTTCCCGTCGGCGGCGGGCTTTTCCGCCACAGACCCGAGCGATACGGGCTGACCCCCGATCGTCATACTGGCCAAGCTGATGGCGTCAACAGCGCAGAGAACCATTTTCGGCTCGATGAGGCTCGGCGTACCATCACATTCTGGCTCTACGCGGTCGGTGGTTTCCTGACCGCAGGACTTGGGACCGGTCTGGTCTTTCACCACTTCTCGATCATGTCTCAAAACGGCGTTGCTCGGCCTACCGCCGCCCTCATGTTCATTGCATACGGGCTGATGCTGGCGGTAGCGAACCTGCTCACCGGCTATCTCATCGATCGGATGCCTCCAGCACGTTTTCTCAGCGTCACATTGGGGTTGATGGGTGTGGCGATGCTCGGCGCCGGAAGCGTTTCAACAGCGGGCGCTGTCGTGGTGTACGGAGTGGTTTTAGGTTCGATGCAGGGGACGAGCCAGGCAGTGCAGTCGACCGTTTATGGGCACTATTTCGGGCGGCTCCATTTCGGGTCGATCAAAGGGTTCGCCTCCATGATCACGGTGGGAGGGTCCGCCGCCGGACCGTTGCTGGTCGCCGTAGGCTACGATCTCGCCGGCAGCTACGAGCCCGTCCTCGCCCTCACTGCCATCCTTCCGATCGGGTTGGCCGCTCTTGCGCCGTTTCTCCGTCTGACGCGAGACGGCCGGGTCCGGTGA
- a CDS encoding DUF488 domain-containing protein → MTQVDAIYTIGVYGHTEQSFLDLLERNCVDIVVDVRQRRAVRGSRYAFANASRLDAALSRAGVAVVSWKDLAPSTRLRDKQKEADKSTSHTKTTRGELAPDFVAGYEREVLALQDPGELLDRLADYRRPAILCVEGSAPACHRSLAARWLAEGAGVKVVDLEVE, encoded by the coding sequence ATGACCCAAGTCGACGCCATCTATACGATCGGTGTCTACGGCCACACCGAGCAGTCGTTCCTCGATCTCCTCGAGCGAAACTGCGTGGACATCGTGGTAGACGTCCGGCAACGGCGTGCTGTACGGGGATCGAGGTACGCCTTCGCCAATGCCTCTCGACTCGATGCGGCCCTATCTCGCGCTGGTGTGGCGGTCGTGTCGTGGAAGGATCTGGCCCCGTCTACCCGACTGCGTGACAAACAGAAGGAAGCAGACAAATCCACATCTCACACCAAAACAACCCGCGGCGAATTGGCCCCCGATTTCGTAGCTGGATACGAGAGAGAGGTACTTGCGCTCCAGGACCCGGGGGAACTGCTGGATCGTCTGGCGGACTATCGGCGGCCCGCCATCCTTTGCGTCGAGGGCTCTGCGCCCGCTTGCCATAGATCGTTGGCAGCGAGATGGTTGGCCGAGGGTGCAGGAGTGAAGGTGGTTGATCTGGAGGTTGAGTGA
- a CDS encoding DUF488 domain-containing protein → MTLHPDNAQLRRPLQPGESHSVLTIGYGGDTLEGFIKRLGSGGVTHVADVRSMPYSRHRPEFNGPELQYALKAVDVEYVFLGAELGGRPDDAECYTPDGRVDYASVRARDYFKSGLERVRRGVERCYKVCLLCSEGRPETCHRTKLIGEALVDTFGFNVVHIEVDGCLTPHAEVMERVKGGQQTFEFDDRVHHSVQQYSGDGSRR, encoded by the coding sequence GTGACACTGCATCCTGATAACGCACAGCTGAGGCGACCCCTGCAGCCTGGTGAGAGTCACTCGGTGCTCACCATCGGATACGGCGGAGACACACTCGAGGGGTTCATCAAGCGGCTTGGCTCCGGCGGCGTCACCCACGTGGCCGATGTGCGCTCTATGCCCTATTCCCGTCATCGCCCTGAGTTCAATGGCCCTGAGCTTCAGTACGCCTTGAAGGCAGTCGACGTCGAGTACGTCTTCCTGGGGGCGGAGCTCGGTGGCCGACCCGATGATGCAGAATGCTATACGCCTGATGGACGGGTCGACTACGCAAGCGTGCGTGCGCGGGACTACTTCAAGAGCGGCCTGGAACGCGTTAGGCGGGGGGTGGAACGCTGCTACAAGGTCTGCTTGCTCTGCAGCGAAGGGCGTCCCGAAACCTGCCACAGAACAAAGCTGATTGGCGAAGCGCTCGTAGACACCTTCGGTTTTAACGTGGTCCATATCGAAGTCGATGGGTGTCTGACACCGCACGCCGAAGTGATGGAGCGGGTGAAGGGTGGCCAACAGACGTTCGAGTTCGATGACCGCGTCCACCATTCGGTTCAGCAATACTCAGGAGATGGAAGCCGTCGATGA
- a CDS encoding DUF5615 family PIN-like protein, translated as MSTNGLREERPTARRRSPRIRLFFDEQLPWRVPAALRVLGYNASWVGHDDDGSPVRGSSDEDVLSHARNTGQVVVTSNHDMILLCAEQEESVIWLDPRGRQFKRDEMVVLVFRTAAEWESLLVAATEPVCVRALRTKNEILPLERAAYLVQQRMRRIAARKRREAPPKPLGPLLSSTQDRIQ; from the coding sequence TTGAGTACGAACGGGCTGCGTGAGGAGAGACCAACGGCTCGGCGAAGGTCTCCGCGAATTCGGCTTTTTTTCGACGAGCAGCTCCCGTGGAGAGTGCCCGCAGCGCTGCGAGTCCTCGGCTACAACGCCAGCTGGGTAGGGCACGACGACGATGGGTCTCCCGTCCGGGGTTCCTCCGACGAGGATGTTCTTAGCCACGCGAGAAATACGGGCCAGGTTGTGGTGACGTCGAATCACGACATGATCCTGCTTTGCGCGGAACAAGAGGAATCGGTCATTTGGCTCGACCCTCGAGGGCGCCAGTTCAAGAGAGACGAGATGGTGGTGCTCGTGTTCCGGACGGCCGCTGAATGGGAGTCCCTCCTGGTGGCGGCGACCGAACCCGTGTGCGTCCGGGCCCTTCGAACAAAGAACGAGATCCTGCCCCTCGAGCGTGCCGCATACCTCGTGCAACAACGCATGCGACGGATCGCTGCGAGGAAGCGAAGGGAGGCACCCCCAAAGCCCCTTGGTCCGCTCTTGAGCTCGACGCAGGACCGGATTCAATGA
- a CDS encoding DUF433 domain-containing protein, translated as MGTKERADMADRLLGRGIYDLVETARLVRRDPDTIARWIRGKQPLYPVADTRFLSFLDVVSLLVVSELVERKVPKREIRAGADYLATKLKTSYPFAHEKLATAGAAFFGKVGDWVDVGKGGQGAFELVVRDLLRPIEYGSDQLAAVWRPRSGVWVNPAVQAGAPCIDGTRVPTRVIAELAEAEEDLEDIAEDLHLGVSEVEAALEYERAA; from the coding sequence ATGGGTACCAAGGAGCGGGCTGACATGGCTGATCGGTTGCTCGGCAGGGGTATCTACGACTTGGTCGAGACCGCCCGCCTCGTTCGGCGCGATCCCGACACGATCGCTCGATGGATACGAGGGAAGCAGCCGCTCTACCCGGTAGCCGACACCAGGTTCCTCTCCTTCCTCGATGTGGTCAGCCTCCTTGTGGTCTCCGAGTTGGTTGAGCGAAAGGTTCCCAAGCGGGAAATCAGGGCTGGGGCCGACTACCTCGCCACGAAGCTGAAGACGAGCTACCCATTCGCACATGAAAAGCTGGCAACGGCCGGAGCAGCCTTCTTTGGCAAGGTTGGCGATTGGGTCGACGTTGGAAAGGGCGGACAAGGAGCTTTTGAGCTTGTGGTCCGTGACCTGCTCAGGCCCATCGAATACGGATCCGATCAACTTGCTGCGGTTTGGCGGCCGAGATCTGGTGTTTGGGTGAACCCCGCCGTCCAAGCCGGAGCACCGTGCATCGACGGCACTCGGGTACCGACGCGGGTCATCGCGGAACTCGCTGAGGCGGAAGAGGATCTCGAAGACATCGCCGAAGACCTCCACCTCGGCGTATCCGAAGTGGAGGCCGCACTTGAGTACGAACGGGCTGCGTGA
- a CDS encoding type I restriction endonuclease, protein MKPDEAAFESHIAEWLADHGGYTNWKLGTQSDDFDAGRGLDAVELFAFIEDTQPGEWAKVLKTHAGDPAAARAGFLDRLTKELDARGTVDVLRHALVYAGHEKAEFALAFFRPASGLNPVLAKRYAANRLTVTRQLPYESGTNKTVDLGLFVNGIPVATAEVKNHLTGQTVDNAKAQYRTDRDPKNLTLRRALVHFAVDTEQVFMTTRLDGERTVFLPFNRGDGLGAGNPPNPAGHRSAYLWESVWQKDAWLDILARFLHVEPAAKGSKKPATMIFPRFHQWDAVRQLEEAARTEGAGHSYLVQHSAGSGKSNTIAWLAHRLSSLHAGDVKVFNKVVVITDRVVLDRQLQDTIYQFEHAHGVVQKIDIDSTQLAEALTGEQARIIITTLQKFPFVLDKVGALPSRRYAVIIDEAHSSQTGEAAKDLKKVLGGAGSDAETELAQAEAVEASLTVEVGDPAEEALLAEVTARGQQPNLSFFAFTATPKGRTLEMFGRLNPDTGKHEPSHLYSMRQAIEEGFIWDVLANYTTYKTYWRIEKAVEDDPKYETDKAKAAIARFVAFHEHNLAQKAEVIIEHYRQHVRPRMRGKAKAMVVTSSRLHAVRYSQALKRYCNENGHGDIGVLVAFSDSLTVDGEKVTESNLNGFPETQTTRRFDEDDNHILVVAEKYQTGFDQPKLYSMYVDKVLTGLAAVQTLSRLNRTHPDKTGTFVLDFRNEAEDIRTSFAPWYVQTVAPPTDPHLLYNTHGELGGYGILHPEEVHTVVTLLLTDASANHARIHGALAPAIDRFHHDLDTDEQDAFRDALHRFIRIYSFLSQVVSFGDTKLERDYLFARALAPFIRADAEPGVDLGSQVELTHLALEKTSEGSASLDPDVEGEVVTIFSGAGKIYAPDEAPLSEIIAQMNERFGTRFTDAQAVHTRTIVDALVADEDVQGVAWANDEKAFGEVYSDFFQNAMIDMAKAHEDFTYKLLDDPELFSKLIGATLPGAYAAAKVASQQWIPIGDLLAAGETASIEYKSTLRTHADGGEVFKPLETASLKTIAAFLNSPSGGTLLIGVADDGTVAGLDSDYAGLAKEGKDDADLFQLHLTQIVQASMGDAAVANVSTQIHTIDGKDLCRVHVKPSGFPVDAEVTVVMNGQHLKKTAFYVRLNNKTHEFTDADEKQKYIAQRWGKA, encoded by the coding sequence ATGAAACCGGACGAGGCGGCGTTCGAGTCGCACATCGCCGAATGGCTCGCCGACCATGGCGGCTACACCAACTGGAAGCTCGGCACCCAGTCCGACGACTTCGACGCCGGCCGGGGTCTCGACGCCGTCGAGTTGTTCGCCTTCATCGAGGACACCCAGCCCGGCGAGTGGGCCAAGGTGCTGAAGACCCACGCCGGTGACCCGGCTGCCGCTCGGGCCGGATTCCTCGACCGGCTCACCAAAGAGCTCGACGCCCGGGGCACGGTGGACGTGCTCCGCCACGCTCTGGTGTACGCCGGCCATGAGAAGGCCGAGTTCGCCCTTGCCTTCTTCCGTCCCGCCTCCGGGCTCAACCCGGTGCTCGCCAAGCGGTACGCAGCCAATCGGCTGACCGTCACCCGCCAGCTGCCGTACGAGTCGGGAACCAACAAGACCGTCGATCTCGGCTTGTTCGTCAACGGGATCCCGGTCGCCACCGCCGAGGTGAAGAACCATCTCACCGGCCAGACGGTCGACAACGCCAAGGCCCAGTATCGGACCGACCGCGATCCGAAGAACCTGACGCTGAGGCGGGCGCTGGTTCATTTCGCCGTCGACACGGAGCAGGTGTTCATGACCACCCGCCTCGACGGGGAGCGGACCGTCTTTCTTCCTTTCAACCGGGGTGACGGTCTCGGCGCCGGGAACCCGCCCAACCCGGCGGGGCACCGGAGCGCCTATCTGTGGGAGTCGGTGTGGCAGAAGGATGCCTGGCTCGACATCCTTGCCCGGTTCCTCCACGTCGAGCCCGCCGCCAAGGGTTCGAAGAAGCCGGCCACGATGATCTTCCCCCGCTTCCACCAGTGGGACGCGGTGCGGCAGTTGGAGGAAGCGGCACGGACCGAGGGCGCCGGTCATTCCTATCTGGTGCAGCATTCGGCCGGGTCGGGCAAGTCGAACACGATCGCCTGGCTGGCTCACCGGCTGTCTAGCCTGCACGCCGGGGACGTCAAGGTGTTCAACAAGGTGGTGGTGATCACCGACCGGGTGGTGCTCGACCGTCAGCTCCAGGACACCATCTACCAGTTCGAGCACGCCCACGGAGTGGTGCAGAAGATCGACATTGACTCCACCCAGCTCGCCGAGGCCCTCACCGGGGAGCAGGCCCGCATCATCATCACCACCCTGCAGAAGTTCCCGTTCGTTCTCGACAAGGTGGGGGCGCTACCGTCGCGCCGCTATGCCGTGATCATCGACGAGGCCCATTCCAGTCAGACCGGCGAAGCGGCCAAAGACTTGAAGAAGGTGCTCGGCGGCGCCGGCTCCGATGCGGAGACCGAACTGGCGCAGGCGGAGGCCGTCGAGGCGTCACTGACGGTTGAGGTCGGGGACCCTGCCGAGGAGGCGCTGCTGGCCGAGGTTACCGCCCGTGGCCAGCAGCCCAACCTGAGCTTTTTCGCCTTTACCGCCACCCCCAAGGGCCGGACCCTTGAGATGTTCGGCAGGCTCAACCCCGATACCGGCAAGCACGAGCCGTCCCATCTGTACTCGATGCGCCAGGCCATCGAAGAGGGGTTCATCTGGGACGTACTCGCCAACTACACCACTTACAAGACGTATTGGCGGATCGAGAAGGCGGTGGAGGACGACCCCAAATACGAGACCGATAAGGCCAAGGCAGCGATCGCCCGGTTCGTCGCTTTCCACGAGCACAACCTCGCCCAGAAGGCAGAGGTCATCATCGAGCACTACCGCCAGCACGTCCGCCCCAGGATGCGAGGGAAGGCCAAGGCGATGGTCGTCACCTCGTCACGGCTCCACGCCGTCCGCTACTCGCAGGCGCTCAAGAGGTACTGCAATGAGAACGGTCACGGCGACATCGGCGTGCTCGTCGCCTTCTCAGACTCGCTCACCGTCGATGGGGAGAAGGTCACCGAATCCAACCTCAACGGCTTCCCCGAAACCCAGACCACCCGCCGCTTCGACGAGGACGACAACCACATCCTCGTGGTCGCCGAGAAGTACCAGACCGGGTTCGATCAGCCCAAGCTCTACTCCATGTACGTCGACAAGGTCCTCACCGGGTTGGCGGCGGTGCAGACGCTTTCCCGGCTCAACCGCACCCACCCCGACAAAACCGGGACGTTCGTGCTCGACTTCCGCAACGAAGCCGAGGACATCCGCACATCCTTCGCCCCCTGGTACGTCCAGACCGTGGCGCCGCCCACCGACCCCCACCTGCTGTACAACACCCACGGCGAACTGGGCGGGTATGGGATCCTTCATCCCGAAGAAGTTCATACCGTCGTGACTCTGCTGCTCACCGACGCCTCGGCCAACCACGCCCGCATCCACGGGGCGTTGGCGCCGGCCATCGACCGGTTCCATCACGATCTCGACACCGACGAGCAGGACGCCTTCCGTGACGCCCTGCACCGGTTCATCCGCATCTACTCGTTCCTGTCCCAGGTAGTGTCGTTCGGTGACACCAAGCTCGAACGTGACTACCTCTTCGCCAGGGCGTTGGCCCCGTTCATCCGCGCCGACGCCGAACCCGGGGTAGATCTGGGCAGCCAGGTCGAGCTCACCCACCTGGCGTTGGAGAAGACCTCCGAAGGGTCGGCGTCGCTCGACCCCGATGTGGAGGGCGAGGTCGTGACCATCTTCAGTGGAGCCGGGAAGATCTACGCCCCGGACGAGGCACCGCTGTCGGAGATCATCGCCCAGATGAACGAGCGGTTCGGCACCCGCTTCACCGATGCCCAGGCCGTGCACACCAGAACGATCGTGGATGCCCTGGTCGCCGACGAGGACGTGCAAGGGGTGGCCTGGGCGAACGACGAGAAGGCGTTTGGGGAGGTCTACAGCGACTTCTTCCAGAACGCCATGATCGACATGGCCAAAGCCCACGAAGACTTCACCTACAAGCTGCTCGACGATCCGGAGCTATTCAGCAAGCTGATCGGTGCCACCCTGCCCGGCGCCTACGCCGCCGCCAAGGTGGCCAGCCAGCAATGGATCCCAATCGGCGACCTGCTTGCCGCCGGAGAGACGGCGTCGATCGAGTACAAGTCGACGCTCCGCACCCACGCCGATGGCGGGGAGGTTTTCAAGCCGCTCGAGACCGCTTCACTGAAGACGATCGCCGCATTCCTCAACTCGCCGTCCGGAGGCACTCTGCTGATCGGGGTTGCCGACGACGGCACGGTTGCGGGTCTTGATTCCGACTACGCCGGCCTCGCCAAGGAAGGCAAGGACGATGCCGACCTGTTCCAGCTCCACCTCACGCAGATCGTCCAGGCGTCGATGGGTGACGCTGCCGTAGCCAACGTATCCACCCAGATTCACACGATCGATGGCAAGGACCTGTGCCGGGTCCACGTCAAGCCGTCGGGCTTTCCGGTTGACGCCGAGGTGACCGTGGTCATGAACGGCCAGCACCTGAAGAAGACCGCCTTCTACGTGCGTCTCAACAACAAGACCCACGAATTCACCGACGCGGACGAGAAACAGAAGTACATCGCCCAACGCTGGGGAAAGGCGTGA
- a CDS encoding Fic family protein, with product MNTERYVQTMYGRVRRVPGKGYFAYYPNQLPESVDLSPSTVGLLADAEAALGRLAGAGRLLPNPHLLIRPYLLREALASTRIEGTRASLVGVLEAEAGGAAYGPDVEEVVNYVRAMEQGLSRLAELPFSLRLVREMHAILLDGVRGRDRRPGELRTSQNWIGPAGATIETASFVPPPPEELSPLLSNWERFVHENRTIPVLVQSGLVHYQFETIHPFLDGNGRLGRLVIVFHLVLRGRLPSPLLYLSPYFERNRTEYYDMLQAVRERGDLDAWIRFYLQGVETQANDAVARAELLADLRETYRARVMESTRSQAVALVDVLFAHPILTARLVESNVDVRRPTALRMLDQLVDIGILSEMEAGPRRQRRFIASEVMTALDEDTI from the coding sequence GTGAACACCGAGCGGTATGTTCAGACCATGTACGGACGAGTACGTCGGGTTCCCGGCAAGGGCTACTTCGCGTACTACCCGAACCAGCTTCCCGAATCCGTTGACCTGTCTCCAAGCACAGTCGGGTTGCTCGCCGACGCCGAGGCAGCCCTGGGGCGACTGGCCGGAGCAGGGCGTCTGCTGCCCAATCCACATCTTCTCATCCGACCGTACCTGCTTCGGGAGGCGTTGGCGTCGACTCGCATCGAGGGGACACGAGCCTCCCTGGTCGGTGTCCTTGAAGCCGAGGCGGGCGGTGCGGCTTATGGGCCGGATGTCGAGGAGGTGGTCAATTACGTCCGAGCGATGGAACAGGGTCTCTCTCGCCTCGCAGAACTGCCGTTCAGTCTTCGCCTGGTGCGCGAGATGCACGCGATCCTCCTGGATGGAGTGCGCGGAAGGGACCGTCGGCCGGGCGAGCTTCGAACTAGCCAGAACTGGATTGGGCCGGCCGGTGCCACGATTGAGACGGCGTCGTTCGTGCCGCCACCACCGGAAGAGCTCAGTCCTCTTCTTTCCAACTGGGAACGGTTCGTCCACGAGAACCGCACCATCCCCGTGCTTGTGCAGAGCGGACTGGTGCACTACCAGTTCGAGACCATTCATCCGTTCCTCGATGGCAACGGACGACTTGGGAGGCTGGTGATCGTTTTCCATCTCGTACTTCGAGGGCGGCTACCGAGCCCATTGCTGTATCTGTCTCCGTATTTCGAGCGCAACCGGACCGAGTACTACGACATGCTTCAGGCGGTGCGAGAACGTGGTGACCTTGATGCATGGATCCGCTTCTACCTTCAGGGCGTCGAAACGCAGGCAAACGACGCGGTGGCGCGAGCCGAACTGCTCGCTGATCTCCGAGAGACCTACCGCGCTCGCGTGATGGAGTCGACCCGGAGCCAAGCTGTGGCCTTGGTTGACGTGTTGTTCGCTCACCCGATCCTCACCGCCCGACTTGTCGAGTCGAATGTCGACGTACGCCGGCCGACTGCCCTCAGGATGCTTGACCAACTCGTCGATATAGGGATCCTCAGTGAGATGGAGGCGGGACCGAGACGCCAGCGTCGCTTCATCGCGTCGGAAGTGATGACCGCGCTGGACGAGGACACGATATGA